One Cohnella candidum genomic region harbors:
- a CDS encoding stalk domain-containing protein: MKVRKILMLTMVLTLLFATAAFAESISQNVRVLVNKKEIDGGILVDNKAYLAVGTLAKSLQAFVTWDNDEKKVTISKPNVHMFTMNDNQAFQSVPKDRYKFHVHAQIDSMKTDISSLKFTITDPYGDETLIEARYAGDDNFPSDKEDFLLNTKDISYNFKYAGRYVVRCWMKAVGDSSMQVVSEKSIIIK; encoded by the coding sequence ATGAAAGTTCGGAAAATATTGATGTTGACGATGGTGCTTACCCTCTTATTCGCCACGGCTGCCTTCGCGGAGTCGATTTCCCAAAATGTCCGGGTACTGGTGAACAAGAAGGAGATCGACGGCGGGATCCTGGTCGACAATAAGGCGTACTTGGCAGTCGGAACGCTGGCCAAGTCTTTGCAAGCCTTCGTGACCTGGGACAATGACGAGAAGAAAGTCACCATCAGCAAACCGAACGTGCACATGTTCACGATGAACGATAACCAAGCCTTCCAAAGCGTGCCCAAAGACCGATACAAATTCCACGTCCACGCCCAGATCGACAGCATGAAGACGGACATCTCGAGCCTGAAATTCACGATCACGGATCCTTACGGGGACGAGACCCTGATCGAGGCGCGTTATGCGGGAGACGACAATTTCCCGTCCGACAAGGAGGACTTCCTCCTCAATACCAAGGACATCTCCTACAATTTCAAATACGCCGGACGTTACGTGGTCCGCTGTTGGATGAAGGCCGTCGGAGATTCGTCCATGCAAGTCGTGTCGGAGAAAAGCATCATCATCAAATAA
- a CDS encoding MBL fold metallo-hydrolase, with the protein MKLQMLGTGSAFAKTFYNNNALLEAGGRTLMLDCGITAPRALYELGKGFDEIDAILISHIHADHVGGLEEFAFQMKFIYRRKPVLYAADTLLVPLWENSLRGGLEQDGCHTLEDYFEVRPLTEGVKTELLPGIEAELLRTSHIPNKPSYSILFNDRFFYTADMTFDGELLERMVKERGVTAIFHDCQLHPPGVVHADLARLLTLPEELQRIIYLMHYGDDQPDFVGRTGRMRFVEQHKIYAIEHGTVVSAAENRYDGKESVRKDA; encoded by the coding sequence TTGAAACTGCAGATGTTGGGAACCGGCAGTGCGTTCGCCAAAACTTTCTACAATAATAACGCCTTGCTGGAAGCCGGCGGCCGCACCTTGATGCTCGATTGCGGCATCACCGCCCCGCGGGCTCTGTACGAGCTCGGCAAAGGCTTCGACGAGATCGACGCGATTTTGATCTCGCATATCCACGCCGACCATGTGGGCGGACTGGAAGAATTCGCATTCCAGATGAAATTCATTTACCGGCGGAAGCCGGTTCTATACGCCGCGGATACGCTGCTCGTCCCTCTTTGGGAAAACTCCCTGAGGGGAGGGCTTGAGCAGGACGGCTGCCATACGCTGGAGGATTATTTCGAGGTGCGCCCTTTGACGGAGGGAGTCAAAACGGAACTGCTGCCGGGCATCGAAGCCGAATTGCTTCGGACGTCGCACATCCCGAACAAGCCGAGTTACTCGATCCTGTTCAACGACCGATTCTTCTACACGGCGGACATGACGTTCGACGGTGAGTTGCTGGAGCGGATGGTCAAGGAGCGCGGCGTTACGGCCATTTTCCACGACTGCCAGCTTCACCCTCCGGGCGTCGTCCACGCGGACCTCGCCCGGCTGCTTACGCTGCCGGAAGAGCTCCAGCGGATCATCTACCTCATGCATTACGGGGACGACCAACCCGATTTCGTCGGACGGACGGGCCGGATGAGATTCGTCGAACAGCATAAAATTTATGCCATCGAACACGGAACGGTAGTATCGGCGGCCGAAAACCGTTATGATGGGAAGGAATCCGTTCGAAAGGATGCCTAA
- a CDS encoding DUF1292 domain-containing protein, whose amino-acid sequence MSDHVHDENCNHEHDEEAVFVVTDEDGIEHEMVLVYTFETGDRAYAVLLDRNDPEDEGVIFRIEEDGEDEVLVNIEDDEEWERVMKVYEELASKEAEQSDV is encoded by the coding sequence ATGAGCGATCATGTCCACGACGAGAACTGCAACCACGAGCACGACGAAGAAGCGGTGTTTGTCGTTACCGACGAAGACGGCATTGAACACGAAATGGTGCTCGTCTACACGTTCGAAACCGGCGACCGCGCCTATGCCGTTCTGCTCGACCGCAACGATCCGGAAGACGAGGGCGTCATTTTCCGCATTGAGGAAGACGGCGAGGATGAAGTGCTCGTCAACATCGAGGACGACGAAGAATGGGAACGCGTCATGAAAGTATATGAAGAGCTGGCATCCAAGGAAGCCGAGCAATCGGACGTCTAG